Part of the bacterium genome is shown below.
TGGGAGGATGTCCTTTTACGGCGATTGCAGGCGGGAATGTGTGCACCGAAGATCTGGTGCACATGATTCAAAAAATGAATATGCGCCAGGACATCAAACTGGACACGCTCATCGCCATTGCAAATGATGCGTCTGTATATTTTAGACGGGATATGCCGGGAACGGTTTATAAAACGGGACCGATCGGAAATAAGGAATTAAAACGATTATCGCAAGAAAAGCATGGATCAATGAAAAACACTTAACAAAAAATGAATAATAACGAAGGTTAAGATGTATCAATTTTAAGAGTTTCTTGTTTTATGTTTAGTGTATTTCAATAAGAGTTTGGCAAAAAAAAGAAGAAATAATCAGAAATGAAATTACTGAAAGACATACGCGTATTAGACTTAACCAATGTGTTATCTGGGCCTTTCGCGACGCTGCACTTGTCCTTGCTTGGCGCGGAGGTCATTAAAATAGAAAATCCGGAAGACGGCGATCTCGCGCGTAAATTGGGCAATGTTCCTGAACTCAATGAGAAACTCATGGGAACCAGTTTTCTCGCTCAAAACGCCAATAAAAAATCCGTCACGCTGAATCTGAAAGACGAGAAGGCCAAAGAGATATTTCTGAAATTAGTGAAAACGGCCGACGTAGTCGTCGAAAATTTTCGTCCCGGAGTGATGGATAGACTGGGCATCGGATATAAAGAATTGAAAAAAATTAATTCCAAAATCGTGTTCTGCGCCATTTCCGGGTTTGGACAAACCGGCCCGGACGCTATGAAGCCGGCATATGATCAGATCATTCAGGGGCTGAGCGGAGTCATGGCAGTCAACGGGGATGAAAGGTTAAATCCTCTGCGTTGCGGTTTTCCCGTCTGCGATACCGTCGGGGGACTCAACGCGGCGTTTGCGATCATGGCGGCGTTGTATTCCCGTGAAAAAAGCGGTGAAGGCCAGTTCATCGACATTGCATTGCTCGACTCGATCATGCCGCTGATGGGATGGGTTGCCGCGAATCTGCTGATCGGGCATCAACCTCCGACGTTATTGGGCAATGATAATATGACCGCAGCTCCGTCCGGAACGTTTGCAACCAAAGACGGCAGTATCAATATTGCGGCAAATAAGCAGGAACAATGGGAAGCCGTTGCTGACGAATTGGGTTTGCATGAACTTAAATCCGATCCGCGATTTCAAAAACGCGATGCTAGAAAAAAGAACCGTAAAGAATTGACGCCATTACTCGAGGAAAAATTAAAACTCAATTCCACGTCGCATTGGGTGAAAATATTAAATAAGCGCGGAGTGCCGTCGGGTGAAATTCTTTCATTGGCTGATGCGCTTGATACGCCGCAGGTTAAACATCGTAAAACTATTGAAACTATCCGCGCGGAGGGAATCGGCGAACTCAAACTATTTAATTTAACGGCAAAATTTGAAAACGACACTGGCGCCGTCGAGTTACCGCCGCCGAAGCTTTCTGAACACACGGATGAAATATTAACGGGAGCGGGATATTCACGCGCGGAGATAGATTTATTCAGAGAAAAAGGGATCATTTAAGTTTGAATAGGAGGATGTCATGGGCATGACCATTGTAGAAAAAATATTAGCGCGGGCGTCCGATCAGCCGTTCGTCAAGGCCGGCGATGTCGTCGAGGCAAAAGTGGATCTTGCCATGTCGCATGAGAATGCCGCATTGGTGATCAATCAATTTCACGAAGTTTATAAAGGCACCGGCATTGATGCGAATGTGTGGGATCCTTCAAAAATAGCCATCATACTGGATCACCGTGTTCCTGCGGAAAGCGCCAAGACGGCGACCAATCAGAAAAAAGTTCGCGAGTTCGTCGCAAAACAAGGCATCAAGAAATTTCATGATATCCGCGGCGATGAAGGAGGTATTTGTCATCAAATTCTTCCGGAAAACGGATATGTGAGGCCCGGTTATCTTGTGGTTGGAACGGACAGCCACACCACGACTCATGGGGCTTTAGGGGCATTGGCCTTCGGGATTGGCGCGACGGATATGGCCGCTGTCTGGACGTTGGGTTCTGTGCTCAACGTAGAAGTTCCGGCCACGATCAAAGTCGTTGTAACCGGAAAGTTTCAGCCGCACGTGTCGCCGAAAGACCTTATTTTGCACATTATCGGACGAATATCCGCCGAGGGCGCTAACTTCAAAGTGATCGAATTTCACGGCGAAACGATCCGGCACATGAATACGTCGGGCCGATTGGTTTTATGCAACATGTCCGTGGAGGCCGGTGCCACGTCCGGTATTGTTCCCGCTGACAAAGAAACCGTGCGTTATCTCATGGGCCACGCCGGAGTGACGGATGAAATTGAAATTATGCAGCCCGATGCGGATGCGGAATACGATCAGATCGTTGAAGTTGACATCACTCGGCTGACTCCGCAAATCGCATGCCCGCACACGGTGGACAACGTG
Proteins encoded:
- a CDS encoding CoA transferase, translated to MKLLKDIRVLDLTNVLSGPFATLHLSLLGAEVIKIENPEDGDLARKLGNVPELNEKLMGTSFLAQNANKKSVTLNLKDEKAKEIFLKLVKTADVVVENFRPGVMDRLGIGYKELKKINSKIVFCAISGFGQTGPDAMKPAYDQIIQGLSGVMAVNGDERLNPLRCGFPVCDTVGGLNAAFAIMAALYSREKSGEGQFIDIALLDSIMPLMGWVAANLLIGHQPPTLLGNDNMTAAPSGTFATKDGSINIAANKQEQWEAVADELGLHELKSDPRFQKRDARKKNRKELTPLLEEKLKLNSTSHWVKILNKRGVPSGEILSLADALDTPQVKHRKTIETIRAEGIGELKLFNLTAKFENDTGAVELPPPKLSEHTDEILTGAGYSRAEIDLFREKGII
- a CDS encoding 3-isopropylmalate dehydratase large subunit, producing the protein MGMTIVEKILARASDQPFVKAGDVVEAKVDLAMSHENAALVINQFHEVYKGTGIDANVWDPSKIAIILDHRVPAESAKTATNQKKVREFVAKQGIKKFHDIRGDEGGICHQILPENGYVRPGYLVVGTDSHTTTHGALGALAFGIGATDMAAVWTLGSVLNVEVPATIKVVVTGKFQPHVSPKDLILHIIGRISAEGANFKVIEFHGETIRHMNTSGRLVLCNMSVEAGATSGIVPADKETVRYLMGHAGVTDEIEIMQPDADAEYDQIVEVDITRLTPQIACPHTVDNVIPIYSTEGKKVHQIVVGSCTNGRIDDLEIAAKTLKGHRIAKDVRMLVFPASWRIYKEALKKGYISSLIDAGAVVMNPGCGCCLGVHEGALGDGEVALSTTNRNFKGRMGNPGAEVYLCSPAVAAASALTGFITDPRNGEEL